A single region of the Vicia villosa cultivar HV-30 ecotype Madison, WI linkage group LG4, Vvil1.0, whole genome shotgun sequence genome encodes:
- the LOC131596104 gene encoding rust resistance kinase Lr10-like: MLLKTILALLLLQLIKRGNGLNNNNSSIRCPFRLSCSPNKNQILEFPSLPEKFTVRYIDCELKELSLYHPQNCFSSLLLTHNLSLFYPFRLQSDFRFRSYNVTFFNCSSVRQHRLKSWDDTNPGAQDMLSCPIYVADSTESVVDLDLLRCTRILDKVFPIDAFNIRLNYLRLTWSETNFDSRCLEYELRNKSKNHTPIILETTGAIVGSTMLVFFIGVFFRVYFYFRMKGEDQTRLENFLKDYEASKPTRFSYADIKRITDQFKEKLGEGAHGTVYKGKLSSQIMVAVKMLNNTEGDGREFINEVGTMGKIHHVNVVRLLGFCADGFYRALVYDFFPNGSLQKFISPPNKDDFLGWDLLQQIAIGIANGIEYLHQGCDHRILHFDINPHNVLLDDNFIPKISDFGLAKLCSKNQSTVSMTAARGTLGYMAPEVFSRNFGNVSYKSDIYSYGMLLLEMVGGRKNTNTTIGEENFQVLYPDWIHGLLEGRDIHIPIDEEGDFRIAKKLAIVGLWCIQWHSADRPSMKTVLQMLQGEGDKLRVPTNPFNAPSSANRTANTTAGYLNLELDVIQELD, encoded by the exons ATGTTACTGAAAACAATATTAGCATTGCTACTGCTGCAGCTAATAAAACGTGGAAATGGTTTGAATAACAATAACTCTTCCATTCGATGCCCCTTTCGTCTATCTTGTTCTCCTAACAAGAATCAAATCCTTGAATTTCCTTCACTACCAGAAAAATTCACTGTCAGATACATAGATTGCGAATTGAAAGAGTTATCTCTATATCACCCACAAAACTGTTTTTCTAGTCTCCTTTTAACTCACAATTTGTCGTTATTTTATCCTTTCCGTCTTCAATCAGATTTTCGTTTTAGAAGCTACAATGTTACTTTCTTTAATTGCTCTTCAGTTCGACAACACCGTCTCAAAAGCTGGGACGATACAAACCCTGGTGCCCAAGATATGTTGTCTTGTCCGATTTATGTTGCTGATTCCACTGAAAGTGTTGTCGATTTAGACTTATTACGCTGCACAAGAATACTTGATAAAGTTTTTCCAATAGATGCATTTAATATAAGGCTAAACTATCTCAGATTGACTTGGTCTGAAACAAATTTTGACAGTCGATGTTTAGAGTATGAGCTACGCAACAAATCGAAGAATCACACACCTATTATTTTAGAAACAACAG GAGCAATTGTTGGTTCAACTATGCTGGTTTTTTTTATTGGTGTTTTTTTCCGCGTATACTTCTATTTTAGGATGAAAGGTGAAGATCAAACTAGACTTGAAAACtttttgaaggattatgaagCTTCAAAGCCAACAAGATTCTCTTACGCCGATATCAAGAGAATTACAGATCAATTCAAGGAAAAGCTCGGCGAAGGAGCTCATGGAACTGTCTATAAAGGTAAATTATCGAGCCAAATTATGGTTGCTGTGAAGATGCTGAATAATACAGAAGGAGACGGGAGAGAGTTCATTAATGAAGTTGGAACTATGGGAAAAATTCACCATGTTAACGTTGTTCGCTTGCTTGGCTTCTGTGCGGATGGATTTTATCGCGCTTTGGTTTATGACTTTTTCCCTAATGGTTCACTACAGAAATTCATATCTCCGCCCAACAAGGATGATTTCCTTGGTTGGGACTTATTGCAACAAATTGCTATAGGCATTGCCAATGGGATTGAGTATCTTCATCAGGGTTGTGATCATAGAATTCTTCACTTTGATATCAATCCTCATAATGTGTTGTTAGATGATAATTTCATTCCTAAAATATCAGACTTCGGTTTAGCTAAGTTGTGTTCCAAAAATCAAAGTACAGTCTCGATGACTGCAGCGAGAGGAACATTAGGCTATATGGCGCCTGAAGTTTTTTCTAGAAATTTTGGGAATGTCTCTTATAAATCTGATATATACAGCTACGGCATGTTGCTGTTGGAGATGGTTGGTGGAAGAAAGAATACTAATACAACCATAGGTGAAGAAAATTTCCAAGTTTTGTATCCAGATTGGATTCACGGTTTGCTCGAAGGGAGAGACATACATATTCCAATTGACGAAGAAGGAGATTTTAGAATTGCAAAGAAGCTAGCAATTGTAGGACTTTGGTGCATTCAGTGGCATTCTGCGGATCGTCCCTCTATGAAAACTGTCTTGCAGATGCTTCAAGGAGAGGGAGACAAGTTAAGAGTTCCTACCAATCCTTTCAATGCTCCATCTTCGGCTAATAGAACTGCAAATACTACTGCAGGATATTTAAATTTAGAACTTGATGTGATTCAAGAATTAGACTAG
- the LOC131596106 gene encoding rust resistance kinase Lr10-like isoform X2: MLSLLRKFLGRRYEQSLWDMAPAEFLHQRFYQSYLDRYCATGLFEIIKGRNERYEGFSEYTAGLSTGHYILPSFLVARFLFGMTLFIAFLIYKWKKRHLSMFEYIEVYLQQQNNLNPIGYSYKEIKKMVRGFKDKLGEGGFGTVFKGNLRSGPCVAIKMLRESKGNGHDFISEVATIGRIHHLNVVQLIGFCAEGSKRALVYDFMSNGSLDKFIFSKEGSKNISYSQIFDISVGVARGIAYLHHGCEMKILHFDIKPHNILLDENFIPKVSDFGLAKLYPAENSIITMTAARGTIGYMAPELFYKNIGGVSYKADVYSFGMLLMEMASKRKNLNVHAEHSSQLYFPLWIYDQVEKEQDIEMEDTTEEEKKMIKKMVIVAFWCIQLKPDDRPSMNKVVEMLEGDVKSLNMPPKPLLYPNETIENDQRSNLDQTMSSDYTSSSYDDDVEIEAVNV, encoded by the exons ATGCTATCGCTTCTGCGAAAATTTCTGGGGAGGAGATACGAGCAGTCTTTGTG GGATATGGCCCCAGCTGAGTTTCTACACCAAAG ATTTTATCAAAGCTATCTGGATAG gtatTGTGCTACAGGtttatttgaaataataaaaGGACGAAACGAAAGATATGAAGGTTTTTCCGAGTATACTGCAGGACTGTCCACAGGACACTATATTCTTCCATCATTTTTAGTGGCTAGATTTCTCTTTGGGATGACTTTATTTATTGCTTTCTTGATATACAAATGGAAGAAAAGGCATTTGTCAATGTTTGAATATATTGAAGTATATCTACAGCAACAAAACAACCTCAATCCCATAGGATATTCATACAAAGAAATTAAGAAAATGGTTAGAGGTTTCAAAGACAAGTTAGGTGAAGGAGGTTTTGGCACTGTGTTTAAGGGAAATCTTCGTAGTGGACCTTGTGTGGCAATCAAGATGTTGCGTGAGTCTAAAGGTAATGGACATGACTTTATTAGTGAAGTAGCAACCATCGGAAGGATACATCATTTGAATGTGGTGcaattaattggattttgtgcaGAGGGATCAAAACGTGCTCTTGTTTACGATTTCATGTCTAATGGATCTCTTGATAAATTTATTTTCTCTAAAGAAGGGAGTAAAAATATAAGCTATAGTCAAATTTTTGACATATCAGTTGGAGTAGCTCGTGGGATTGCTTATCTCCACCATGGATGTGAAATGAAGATTTTGCATTTTGATATCAAACCTCACAACATTCTTCTTGATGAGAACTTCATCCCAAAAGTCTCTGACTTTGGATTGGCTAAGTTATATCCGGCAGAGAATAGCATCATCACAATGACAGCAGCTAGAGGAACAATCGGATATATGGCTCCAGAATTGTTCTACAAAAATATTGGAGGAGTGTCTTATAAGGCCGATGTTTACAGCTTTGGGATGCTTTTGATGGAAATGGCAAGTAAAAGAAAAAACCTAAATGTCCATGCAGAACATTCCAGCCAACTTTACTTTCCTTTATGGATTTATGATCAAGTTGAAAAAGAGCAAGACATAGAAATGGAAGATACCACTGAAGAGGAAAAGAAAATGATAAAGAAGATGGTCATAGTTGCATTCTGGTGCATACAATTGAAACCAGATGATCGTCCTTCCATGAACAAAGTCGTGGAGATGCTCGAAGGAGATGTTAAAAGTcttaacatgcctccaaaaccaCTTCTTTATCCCAATGAAACCATTGAAAACGATCAAAGAAGCAACTTGGACCAAACAATGTCAAGTGATTACACAAGTAGTTCTTATGATGATGATGTGGAAATAGAAGCTGTTAATGTGTAA
- the LOC131596106 gene encoding rust resistance kinase Lr10-like isoform X1, protein MAGDLIAQDFQVGCHVKLLAPTSWPGLQRNHQILSYDVMHKALLYGFQISWLDLACKNHCGYSKYCSFNATTEEFQCYRFCENFWGGDTSSLCGIWPQLSFYTKDFIKAIWIGLFEIIKGRNERYEGFSEYTAGLSTGHYILPSFLVARFLFGMTLFIAFLIYKWKKRHLSMFEYIEVYLQQQNNLNPIGYSYKEIKKMVRGFKDKLGEGGFGTVFKGNLRSGPCVAIKMLRESKGNGHDFISEVATIGRIHHLNVVQLIGFCAEGSKRALVYDFMSNGSLDKFIFSKEGSKNISYSQIFDISVGVARGIAYLHHGCEMKILHFDIKPHNILLDENFIPKVSDFGLAKLYPAENSIITMTAARGTIGYMAPELFYKNIGGVSYKADVYSFGMLLMEMASKRKNLNVHAEHSSQLYFPLWIYDQVEKEQDIEMEDTTEEEKKMIKKMVIVAFWCIQLKPDDRPSMNKVVEMLEGDVKSLNMPPKPLLYPNETIENDQRSNLDQTMSSDYTSSSYDDDVEIEAVNV, encoded by the exons ATGGCCGGTGATTTAATTGCTCAAGATTTTCAAGTTGGTTGTCATGTCAAGTTACTGGCTCCAACTTCTTGGCCCGGTTTGCAAAGAAACCATCAAATACTTTCCTATGATGTCATGCACAAGGCCTTGCTCTATGGATTTCAGATTTCTTGGTTGGATCTTGCTTGTAAGAATCATTGTGGATATTCAAAGTACTGTTCCTTCAACGCTACCACCGAGGAATTTCAATGCTATCGCTTCTGCGAAAATTTCTGGGGAGGAGATACGAGCAGTCTTTGTG GGATATGGCCCCAGCTGAGTTTCTACACCAAAG ATTTTATCAAAGCTATCTGGATAG GtttatttgaaataataaaaGGACGAAACGAAAGATATGAAGGTTTTTCCGAGTATACTGCAGGACTGTCCACAGGACACTATATTCTTCCATCATTTTTAGTGGCTAGATTTCTCTTTGGGATGACTTTATTTATTGCTTTCTTGATATACAAATGGAAGAAAAGGCATTTGTCAATGTTTGAATATATTGAAGTATATCTACAGCAACAAAACAACCTCAATCCCATAGGATATTCATACAAAGAAATTAAGAAAATGGTTAGAGGTTTCAAAGACAAGTTAGGTGAAGGAGGTTTTGGCACTGTGTTTAAGGGAAATCTTCGTAGTGGACCTTGTGTGGCAATCAAGATGTTGCGTGAGTCTAAAGGTAATGGACATGACTTTATTAGTGAAGTAGCAACCATCGGAAGGATACATCATTTGAATGTGGTGcaattaattggattttgtgcaGAGGGATCAAAACGTGCTCTTGTTTACGATTTCATGTCTAATGGATCTCTTGATAAATTTATTTTCTCTAAAGAAGGGAGTAAAAATATAAGCTATAGTCAAATTTTTGACATATCAGTTGGAGTAGCTCGTGGGATTGCTTATCTCCACCATGGATGTGAAATGAAGATTTTGCATTTTGATATCAAACCTCACAACATTCTTCTTGATGAGAACTTCATCCCAAAAGTCTCTGACTTTGGATTGGCTAAGTTATATCCGGCAGAGAATAGCATCATCACAATGACAGCAGCTAGAGGAACAATCGGATATATGGCTCCAGAATTGTTCTACAAAAATATTGGAGGAGTGTCTTATAAGGCCGATGTTTACAGCTTTGGGATGCTTTTGATGGAAATGGCAAGTAAAAGAAAAAACCTAAATGTCCATGCAGAACATTCCAGCCAACTTTACTTTCCTTTATGGATTTATGATCAAGTTGAAAAAGAGCAAGACATAGAAATGGAAGATACCACTGAAGAGGAAAAGAAAATGATAAAGAAGATGGTCATAGTTGCATTCTGGTGCATACAATTGAAACCAGATGATCGTCCTTCCATGAACAAAGTCGTGGAGATGCTCGAAGGAGATGTTAAAAGTcttaacatgcctccaaaaccaCTTCTTTATCCCAATGAAACCATTGAAAACGATCAAAGAAGCAACTTGGACCAAACAATGTCAAGTGATTACACAAGTAGTTCTTATGATGATGATGTGGAAATAGAAGCTGTTAATGTGTAA
- the LOC131596103 gene encoding rust resistance kinase Lr10-like — MSGAAHSSLMMLLLLLMLADSSSSTDECREPTCGPNQPTIQFPFQLVEESSQDQCVNPEFCLYCTQNKQTMLLLHTTSGPIQFPVLEIDYEFNSILISDPDNCFPEKFLKLKLYNSSFLSYKTYSYSSTIVFFNCSSVKKRYLRNRDSQDMIKCPIYISESFDSVLALDLATCIKIFEFNTSSIMAFDMTFDRLSLSWPKQTCTECKAKGLRCKWKNNGTKGETECVDCKSKRKTIQIPRSLIYTATGSILFGLFLIALFKICLYFKKKEEDQIRVDKFLEDYRAQKPARFSYADIKRITNGFKEKLGEGAHGTVFKGKLSTEILVAVKMLNGTQGEGKEFINEVGIMGKIHHINVVRLIGFCADGIHRALVYNLFANGSLQSFIFAPDNKDHFMGWEKLQQIGLGIAKGIEYLHQGCNHPIIHFDINPHNVLLDDSFTPKISDFGLAKLCSKNVSAVSMTAAKGTFGYMAPEVLSRNFGNVSLKSDIYSYGMLLLEMVGGRKNIDTSSAENFNVLYPEWIHNLLEGDVHIDIGNEVDFKIAKKLAIVGLWCIQWQPINRPSIKAVVQMLETSDDSQLIVPPNPFQSTTSMTTNEKSTLARRTFQMEIIQE, encoded by the exons ATGTCAGGAGCAGCACATAGTAGTTTGATGATGCTACTTCTACTGCTCATGCTCGCCGATAGCAGCAGCAGTACTGATGAGTGCAGAGAACCAACTTGTGGACCTAACCAACCGACTATTCAATTTCCTTTCCAACTTGTTGAAGAATCATCACAAGATCAATGTGTTAATCCTGAGTTTTGTCTATATTGTACTCAAAACAAGCAAACCATGCTTTTACTCCATACCACTTCCGGGCCAATTCAGTTCCCTGTTCTTGAAATTGATTATGaattcaactccattttaatttCGGACCCAGACAACTGCTTTCCAGAAAAGTTTCTGAAACTTAAACTTTACAATTCCTCATTTCTATCATACAAAACTTATTCATACTCAAGTACAATAGTTTTTTTCAATTGCTCTTCAGTTAAGAAGCGTTACTTGAGAAACCGAGATTCACAAGATATGATCAAATGTCCAATTTACATTTCTGAATCCTTCGACAGTGTCCTCGCACTGGACCTTGCAACGTGTATCAAGATATTCGAATTCAACACGTCGTCGATCATGGCATTTGACATGACGTTTGATCGGCTCAGTTTGAGTTGGCCCAAACAAACTTGTACGGAGTGCAAAGCGAAGGGACTGAGATGCAAATGGAAGAACAACGGCACCAAAGGCGAAACTGAATGTGTTGATTGCAAAAGCAAACGTAAAACAATTCAAATTCCAAGATCTCTTATATACACCGCTACAG GTTCAATTCTTTTTGGGCTGTTTCTCATTGCACTGTTTAAGATATGTCTCTATtttaagaagaaagaagaggaTCAAATTAGAGTTGACAAGTTCTTAGAGGATTACAGAGCACAAAAGCCAGCTAGATTTTCCTATGCTGATATAAAAAGAATTACGAACGGATTTAAGGAAAAACTCGGAGAAGGTGCCCACGGAACTGTGTTTAAAGGAAAACTCTCAACTGAGATTCTTGTGGCAGTGAAAATGCTCAATGGTACTCAAGGAGAAGGAAAAGAATTCATCAATGAAGTAGGAATTATGGGCAAAATCCACCACATCAACGTAGTCCGTTTGATTGGCTTTTGCGCTGATGGAATCCACCGTGCTCTTGTTTACAATTTGTTTGCAAATGGTTCACTACAAAGTTTCATATTTGCACCGGATAACAAAGATCATTTCATGGGATGGGAGAAGCTGCAACAAATAGGTCTTGGGATAGCCAAAGGTATTGAGTATCTTCATCAAGGTTGTAACCATCCAATCATTCACTTTGACATCAACCCTCACAATGTTTTACTAGATGACTCTTTTACTCCAAAGATTTCGGATTTTGGTCTCGCAAAATTATGTTCCAAGAATGTTAGTGCCGTGTCCATGACAGCGGCTAAAGGAACCTTTGGATACATGGCGCCTGAAGTTCTGTCAAGAAATTTTGGAAATGTGTCTCTAAAATCAGATATTTACAGTTACGGAATGTTGTTGTTAGAAATGGTTGGAGGAAGGAAGAATATAGATACGTCATCTGCGGAAAATTTCAATGTGTTGTACCCAGAATGGATACACAATTTATTGGAAGGAGATGTACATATTGATATTGGGAATGAAGTTGATTTTAAAATTGCAAAGAAACTTGCAATTGTTGGACTTTGGTGCATTCAATGGCAACCAATAAATCGTCCATCAATAAAAGCTGTTGTACAAATGTTGGAAACAAGCGATGATAGCCAGCTAATTGTACCTCCTAATCCTTTCCAGTCTACGACCTCAATGACCACTAATGAAAAAAGCACTTTGGCGAGAAGAACTTTTCAAATGGAAATAATTCAGGAATAA
- the LOC131596107 gene encoding shaggy-related protein kinase alpha-like isoform X2 translates to MKKVLIQNNEQLELVREEIRVSSLFSHPNLLPLLDHAIISVKPTAETSWSHEVYLLFPVHLDGTLLDNAKTKKAKKEHYSTSDVLQIFQQIFRALSYIHRCIGVCHRDIKPQNLLVKTYGYEMSVCCSRRDCYTCSGTVILIYIVLVKSGFIEKNLQKDLLANPSAHSFDEVKKASQNRYVSTQRYEGMDFKYEAYPCGWYQREGMKRMIALLAGMKMMIPL, encoded by the exons ATGAAAAAGGTCCTCATTCAGAACAATGAGCAGTTGGAGTTGGTTAGGGAGGAGATACGTGTCTCGTCACTGTTTAGTCATCCGAATCTCCTGCCGCTTCTTGATCATGCTATCATTTCTGTTAAG CCTACTGCAGAGACATCTTGGAGCCATGAAGTATACTTGTTATTTCCGGTTCATTTGGATGGAACATTGCTAGATAATGCCAAAACAAAGAAAGCCAAGAAAGAGCACTATTCTACCTCAGATGTTCTTCAAATATTTCAGCAG ATCTTTAGGGCATTATCTTATATTCATCGTTGTATTGGAGTCTGCCATCGAGATATCAAACCTCAAAATCTATTG GTCAAGACCTATG GTTATGAAATGTCAGTATGTTGTTCGAGGAGAGATTGTTACACTTGCTCAGGTACTGTGATTCTCATTTATATTGTGTTGGTGAAATCAGGTTTCATTGAAAAG AATTTGCAAAAAGATTTGCTGGCCAATCCAAGTGCTCATTCTTTTGATGAG GTAAAAAAGGCCAGCCAAAATAGATATGTGAGTACCCAAAG ATATGAAGGCATGGATTTCAAATATGAAGCTTATCCATGTGGCTGGTACCAAAGGGAAG GAATGAAGAGGATGATTGCTCTCTTGGCaggaatgaagatgatgattccatTATGA
- the LOC131596107 gene encoding shaggy-related protein kinase alpha-like isoform X4 yields the protein MKKVLIQNNEQLELVREEIRVSSLFSHPNLLPLLDHAIISVKPTAETSWSHEVYLLFPVHLDGTLLDNAKTKKAKKEHYSTSDVLQIFQQIFRALSYIHRCIGVCHRDIKPQNLLVMKCQYVVRGEIVTLAQNLQKDLLANPSAHSFDEVKKASQNRYVSTQRYEGMDFKYEAYPCGWYQREGSLLTFVVALCAWNESITRSSNRFS from the exons ATGAAAAAGGTCCTCATTCAGAACAATGAGCAGTTGGAGTTGGTTAGGGAGGAGATACGTGTCTCGTCACTGTTTAGTCATCCGAATCTCCTGCCGCTTCTTGATCATGCTATCATTTCTGTTAAG CCTACTGCAGAGACATCTTGGAGCCATGAAGTATACTTGTTATTTCCGGTTCATTTGGATGGAACATTGCTAGATAATGCCAAAACAAAGAAAGCCAAGAAAGAGCACTATTCTACCTCAGATGTTCTTCAAATATTTCAGCAG ATCTTTAGGGCATTATCTTATATTCATCGTTGTATTGGAGTCTGCCATCGAGATATCAAACCTCAAAATCTATTG GTTATGAAATGTCAGTATGTTGTTCGAGGAGAGATTGTTACACTTGCTCAG AATTTGCAAAAAGATTTGCTGGCCAATCCAAGTGCTCATTCTTTTGATGAG GTAAAAAAGGCCAGCCAAAATAGATATGTGAGTACCCAAAG ATATGAAGGCATGGATTTCAAATATGAAGCTTATCCATGTGGCTGGTACCAAAGGGAAGGTAGTTTATTAACTTTTGTGGTTGCCTTGTGTGCTTGGAATGAATCCATCACGAGAAGTTCAAATAGATTTTCTTAA
- the LOC131596107 gene encoding shaggy-related protein kinase alpha-like isoform X1, translated as MKKVLIQNNEQLELVREEIRVSSLFSHPNLLPLLDHAIISVKPTAETSWSHEVYLLFPVHLDGTLLDNAKTKKAKKEHYSTSDVLQIFQQIFRALSYIHRCIGVCHRDIKPQNLLVKTYGYEMSVCCSRRDCYTCSGTVILIYIVLVKSGFIEKNLQKDLLANPSAHSFDEVKKASQNRYVSTQRYEGMDFKYEAYPCGWYQREGSLLTFVVALCAWNESITRSSNRFS; from the exons ATGAAAAAGGTCCTCATTCAGAACAATGAGCAGTTGGAGTTGGTTAGGGAGGAGATACGTGTCTCGTCACTGTTTAGTCATCCGAATCTCCTGCCGCTTCTTGATCATGCTATCATTTCTGTTAAG CCTACTGCAGAGACATCTTGGAGCCATGAAGTATACTTGTTATTTCCGGTTCATTTGGATGGAACATTGCTAGATAATGCCAAAACAAAGAAAGCCAAGAAAGAGCACTATTCTACCTCAGATGTTCTTCAAATATTTCAGCAG ATCTTTAGGGCATTATCTTATATTCATCGTTGTATTGGAGTCTGCCATCGAGATATCAAACCTCAAAATCTATTG GTCAAGACCTATG GTTATGAAATGTCAGTATGTTGTTCGAGGAGAGATTGTTACACTTGCTCAGGTACTGTGATTCTCATTTATATTGTGTTGGTGAAATCAGGTTTCATTGAAAAG AATTTGCAAAAAGATTTGCTGGCCAATCCAAGTGCTCATTCTTTTGATGAG GTAAAAAAGGCCAGCCAAAATAGATATGTGAGTACCCAAAG ATATGAAGGCATGGATTTCAAATATGAAGCTTATCCATGTGGCTGGTACCAAAGGGAAGGTAGTTTATTAACTTTTGTGGTTGCCTTGTGTGCTTGGAATGAATCCATCACGAGAAGTTCAAATAGATTTTCTTAA
- the LOC131596107 gene encoding shaggy-related protein kinase alpha-like isoform X6 yields the protein MKKVLIQNNEQLELVREEIRVSSLFSHPNLLPLLDHAIISVKPTAETSWSHEVYLLFPVHLDGTLLDNAKTKKAKKEHYSTSDVLQIFQQIFRALSYIHRCIGVCHRDIKPQNLLVKTYGYEMSVCCSRRDCYTCSGTVILIYIVLVKSGFIEKNLQKDLLANPSAHSFDEI from the exons ATGAAAAAGGTCCTCATTCAGAACAATGAGCAGTTGGAGTTGGTTAGGGAGGAGATACGTGTCTCGTCACTGTTTAGTCATCCGAATCTCCTGCCGCTTCTTGATCATGCTATCATTTCTGTTAAG CCTACTGCAGAGACATCTTGGAGCCATGAAGTATACTTGTTATTTCCGGTTCATTTGGATGGAACATTGCTAGATAATGCCAAAACAAAGAAAGCCAAGAAAGAGCACTATTCTACCTCAGATGTTCTTCAAATATTTCAGCAG ATCTTTAGGGCATTATCTTATATTCATCGTTGTATTGGAGTCTGCCATCGAGATATCAAACCTCAAAATCTATTG GTCAAGACCTATG GTTATGAAATGTCAGTATGTTGTTCGAGGAGAGATTGTTACACTTGCTCAGGTACTGTGATTCTCATTTATATTGTGTTGGTGAAATCAGGTTTCATTGAAAAG AATTTGCAAAAAGATTTGCTGGCCAATCCAAGTGCTCATTCTTTTGATGAG ATATGA
- the LOC131596107 gene encoding shaggy-related protein kinase alpha-like isoform X5 gives MKKVLIQNNEQLELVREEIRVSSLFSHPNLLPLLDHAIISVKPTAETSWSHEVYLLFPVHLDGTLLDNAKTKKAKKEHYSTSDVLQIFQQIFRALSYIHRCIGVCHRDIKPQNLLVMKCQYVVRGEIVTLAQNLQKDLLANPSAHSFDELNAHKAHNDGEFKLHAETVIAIIPLLPIIETILRTFH, from the exons ATGAAAAAGGTCCTCATTCAGAACAATGAGCAGTTGGAGTTGGTTAGGGAGGAGATACGTGTCTCGTCACTGTTTAGTCATCCGAATCTCCTGCCGCTTCTTGATCATGCTATCATTTCTGTTAAG CCTACTGCAGAGACATCTTGGAGCCATGAAGTATACTTGTTATTTCCGGTTCATTTGGATGGAACATTGCTAGATAATGCCAAAACAAAGAAAGCCAAGAAAGAGCACTATTCTACCTCAGATGTTCTTCAAATATTTCAGCAG ATCTTTAGGGCATTATCTTATATTCATCGTTGTATTGGAGTCTGCCATCGAGATATCAAACCTCAAAATCTATTG GTTATGAAATGTCAGTATGTTGTTCGAGGAGAGATTGTTACACTTGCTCAG AATTTGCAAAAAGATTTGCTGGCCAATCCAAGTGCTCATTCTTTTGATGAG TTGAATGCACATAAAGCACACAATGATGGAGAATTCAAACTGCATGCAGAAACCGTCATAGCAATCATACCTCTCCTTCCAATTATAGAAACAATATTAAGAACATTTCATTGA
- the LOC131596107 gene encoding shaggy-related protein kinase alpha-like isoform X3: protein MKKVLIQNNEQLELVREEIRVSSLFSHPNLLPLLDHAIISVKPTAETSWSHEVYLLFPVHLDGTLLDNAKTKKAKKEHYSTSDVLQIFQQIFRALSYIHRCIGVCHRDIKPQNLLVKTYGYEMSVCCSRRDCYTCSGTVILIYIVLVKSGFIEKNLQKDLLANPSAHSFDELNAHKAHNDGEFKLHAETVIAIIPLLPIIETILRTFH, encoded by the exons ATGAAAAAGGTCCTCATTCAGAACAATGAGCAGTTGGAGTTGGTTAGGGAGGAGATACGTGTCTCGTCACTGTTTAGTCATCCGAATCTCCTGCCGCTTCTTGATCATGCTATCATTTCTGTTAAG CCTACTGCAGAGACATCTTGGAGCCATGAAGTATACTTGTTATTTCCGGTTCATTTGGATGGAACATTGCTAGATAATGCCAAAACAAAGAAAGCCAAGAAAGAGCACTATTCTACCTCAGATGTTCTTCAAATATTTCAGCAG ATCTTTAGGGCATTATCTTATATTCATCGTTGTATTGGAGTCTGCCATCGAGATATCAAACCTCAAAATCTATTG GTCAAGACCTATG GTTATGAAATGTCAGTATGTTGTTCGAGGAGAGATTGTTACACTTGCTCAGGTACTGTGATTCTCATTTATATTGTGTTGGTGAAATCAGGTTTCATTGAAAAG AATTTGCAAAAAGATTTGCTGGCCAATCCAAGTGCTCATTCTTTTGATGAG TTGAATGCACATAAAGCACACAATGATGGAGAATTCAAACTGCATGCAGAAACCGTCATAGCAATCATACCTCTCCTTCCAATTATAGAAACAATATTAAGAACATTTCATTGA